A section of the Veillonella criceti genome encodes:
- a CDS encoding HU family DNA-binding protein — protein sequence MNKTELIASVAQKAELTKKDAEKAVKAVFDTVAEELAKGEKVQVIGFGTFEVRERSAREGRNPQTGKAITIAASKSPAFKAGKQLKELVNVTTKVKPRKK from the coding sequence ATGAATAAAACAGAATTAATCGCAAGCGTTGCTCAGAAAGCCGAATTAACTAAAAAGGATGCTGAAAAAGCAGTTAAAGCTGTGTTCGACACAGTAGCTGAAGAATTAGCAAAAGGCGAAAAAGTACAAGTTATTGGTTTCGGTACTTTTGAAGTTCGCGAACGTTCCGCTCGTGAAGGCCGCAACCCACAAACTGGTAAAGCTATTACAATTGCAGCTTCTAAATCCCCTGCATTCAAAGCTGGTAAACAGTTAAAAGAATTAGTTAATGTAACAACTAAAGTTAAACCTCGCAAAAAATAA
- a CDS encoding putative polysaccharide biosynthesis protein, giving the protein MNRFLKGAMILTLAGIIVKIIGAFSKVLLARILGGEGIGLYQMAYPIYQIIVSLATAGLPVAISIMIADKLAHQDISGASKIFRVSATVLFALGAFFSVALFLAVPWLVRSEWLTDPRSSYALMALAPAIVVVTILSCLRGYFQGFQDMLPTGASQVMEQSLRVACMVGFALFLLPYGLPMAAAGATLATFPGVVGGVLVLIYFYHRQRRLRAELRAKQAPESIVESSGQIMKRLLVLAIPVSMANIMMPIVSGIDLGVVPQRLIDAGYSIREATTLFGYLTGMATSLVNLPIILTTSLAASLVPAISEAYTKRDMLEIQNRSHVALKITALITVPAFVGLCVLATPISELLYATPHAGGPIAVMSLSIFLLGVQQVSTGILQGLGHTAIPMINLFISTLIKIPLSWYLTALPEWGINGAAWSTNIDFGLAALLNMIFVRKYIQYQVPWVELGKIAFAAFAMGGATVITYAFLSSIVGGNLSVVGAIIIAVIVYGAGLLISKAVKDEEWQAMPFIGKRLQKRTGNNNK; this is encoded by the coding sequence ATGAACCGATTTTTGAAGGGCGCTATGATTCTTACGCTAGCGGGCATTATAGTTAAAATTATTGGCGCCTTTAGTAAAGTCTTATTAGCGCGCATTTTAGGGGGCGAAGGGATTGGCCTATATCAGATGGCATATCCGATTTATCAGATTATTGTTAGTCTTGCCACGGCCGGATTGCCGGTGGCCATTTCTATTATGATTGCTGATAAATTAGCCCATCAAGATATTAGCGGGGCCTCTAAGATTTTTAGAGTATCGGCTACTGTATTATTTGCTCTGGGGGCCTTTTTTAGTGTCGCTTTATTTCTAGCTGTTCCTTGGTTAGTTAGGTCAGAGTGGCTTACTGATCCACGGAGTAGTTATGCATTAATGGCCTTAGCACCGGCTATCGTAGTAGTTACTATTTTGAGCTGTTTACGAGGTTATTTCCAAGGGTTTCAAGATATGTTGCCTACAGGGGCCTCGCAAGTTATGGAACAGTCCTTACGTGTGGCCTGTATGGTTGGTTTTGCTTTATTCTTGCTTCCCTATGGATTACCTATGGCGGCAGCTGGTGCTACTTTAGCTACATTTCCAGGTGTAGTTGGTGGCGTATTAGTATTAATCTATTTTTATCATCGCCAACGCCGTTTACGTGCCGAATTACGAGCTAAGCAAGCACCGGAAAGTATCGTTGAATCCTCAGGGCAGATTATGAAACGGCTATTAGTTCTTGCCATTCCTGTATCAATGGCAAATATTATGATGCCCATTGTATCGGGGATTGATTTAGGGGTTGTGCCACAGCGTTTGATTGATGCGGGCTATTCCATTCGTGAAGCGACGACCTTATTTGGGTATTTGACGGGTATGGCGACGTCATTAGTTAATTTGCCAATTATTTTAACAACTTCATTAGCTGCTAGTTTAGTACCCGCTATTTCAGAAGCATACACAAAGCGTGATATGTTAGAGATTCAAAATCGAAGTCATGTAGCGTTAAAAATTACTGCGCTAATTACAGTGCCTGCTTTTGTAGGCTTGTGTGTCCTAGCAACGCCTATTTCTGAATTATTGTATGCAACGCCTCATGCAGGCGGTCCCATCGCGGTTATGAGTCTTAGTATTTTCTTGCTGGGCGTACAGCAAGTAAGTACAGGGATTTTACAAGGGCTAGGGCATACGGCAATTCCTATGATTAATTTGTTTATTAGTACATTGATTAAAATTCCTCTCAGCTGGTATTTGACAGCATTACCTGAATGGGGGATCAATGGAGCTGCTTGGTCTACTAATATTGACTTTGGGTTAGCGGCCTTATTAAATATGATTTTTGTACGTAAATATATTCAGTATCAAGTGCCTTGGGTAGAACTTGGTAAAATAGCATTTGCTGCTTTTGCTATGGGTGGTGCGACAGTTATTACCTATGCTTTTTTAAGCTCTATAGTAGGCGGTAATTTATCTGTTGTGGGGGCTATTATAATCGCTGTTATTGTATATGGTGCAGGATTATTAATTAGTAAAGCAGTAAAAGATGAAGAGTGGCAAGCGATGCCATTTATTGGTAAGCGATTACAAAAGCGTACAGGTAATAATAATAAGTAA
- a CDS encoding MGDG synthase family glycosyltransferase, which translates to MSKKERILIVSASIGTGHTQAARAIEEYWVAQNPEAIITHVDFLDTNSFSFDNLLKETYIKMIDVFPMLYDVIYRLSQGDKKGSAAQTALAWMLKRRMLKLINREKPDVVIFTHPFPCGAACILKRQNLIDVPLVAVITDFQVHQFWIYKQIDAYFVGTASMVNELCEAGIPAHKITITGIPVRRSFFEHRLTTYKPTYPVRVLIMGGGLGLGCLETALQRLDEVSGIDELIVITGRNADLYEGLMTLSHSMRTPTTVYGYTLEVAKLMQEATLLVTKPGGLTCMEGVTVGVPMVFFSAIPGQEEGNAAFFEQQGYARWARDIHNLEDVVAVLLNNPERLEQMSAQEQRWQIDGAANIVTSTKKLLGYSIG; encoded by the coding sequence ATGAGCAAGAAGGAACGTATACTCATAGTATCGGCTTCCATTGGTACGGGCCATACCCAAGCGGCGCGAGCCATTGAGGAATACTGGGTTGCACAAAACCCAGAAGCGATTATTACCCATGTAGATTTTTTAGATACTAATAGTTTTTCTTTTGATAATTTATTGAAAGAAACATATATAAAAATGATTGATGTATTTCCTATGTTGTACGATGTGATTTATCGATTGTCACAGGGAGATAAGAAAGGCAGTGCTGCTCAGACTGCATTAGCTTGGATGCTAAAACGGCGGATGTTGAAGTTAATTAATCGAGAGAAGCCGGATGTGGTGATATTTACTCATCCATTTCCTTGTGGAGCAGCTTGTATTTTAAAGCGACAGAATTTAATTGATGTACCATTAGTGGCTGTCATTACTGATTTTCAGGTACATCAATTTTGGATATATAAACAGATTGATGCCTATTTTGTTGGTACCGCAAGTATGGTGAATGAATTGTGTGAAGCGGGGATTCCCGCCCATAAAATTACGATTACAGGCATACCAGTGCGTCGAAGCTTTTTTGAACATCGTTTAACAACCTATAAGCCTACTTATCCAGTGCGGGTATTGATTATGGGTGGTGGCTTAGGGTTAGGCTGCTTAGAGACGGCATTACAGCGCTTAGATGAGGTATCGGGCATTGATGAACTGATTGTTATTACCGGACGTAATGCCGATCTTTACGAAGGTTTGATGACCCTGAGTCATTCGATGCGTACCCCCACAACGGTGTATGGATATACCTTAGAAGTGGCTAAGCTTATGCAAGAAGCTACCTTATTGGTAACTAAGCCCGGTGGGTTGACTTGTATGGAAGGTGTTACCGTAGGGGTACCTATGGTATTCTTTAGTGCGATTCCAGGGCAAGAAGAAGGTAATGCGGCCTTTTTTGAGCAACAAGGATATGCGCGATGGGCTCGTGATATTCACAATTTAGAGGATGTTGTGGCTGTACTTTTAAATAATCCTGAGCGATTAGAACAAATGTCAGCCCAAGAGCAACGTTGGCAAATTGATGGGGCGGCGAATATTGTAACGTCTACTAAGAAATTATTAGGCTATAGTATAGGTTAA
- the mfd gene encoding transcription-repair coupling factor — protein sequence MASLQDLLYKYPAYKEAEELFTSTGKHVISGLGGSQKPFIYSRAMSKQGQQSTIVLVHDKAHKEQWERDLAFFLPQVDVMPFPITEKVSFITAARSLENQGLQMRALGALLHQEPVIVVATIDEATQRLLTPEELKDHVVRLQIEETVERMVLLDKLVALGYERTGQVEQRGHFSVRGDIIDIFPVNSDMPYRIEFFDDEVDTIRTFAIDTQRSIQSVEHMTVMPFHLAEASEEGSLLSYGKGALLLYDEPNRLQESLKGFLKEDAVHRQQHFTWPELMQTNQCNCEIAFNFLQQRVSGLAGFTTTGLQSKSMMSFERQMPLLMDEIQVWLQQGRQVVLVMNNLQRREGVERALQEANISYEQGTELTYTSQSVLIVSGLLSEGFELPLCHLVVVTEGNIFGQQKRKLRKKVPKGQEITYFTDLTPGDYVVHALHGIGKYIGLKTIEAEGIHKDYIEIAYAGTDKLFLPADNLDQLQKYIGNEGDVPKIHKMGGREWGKVRQKAQKSIDDLADKLVELYAQREVVEGFAFEPDDTFQAEFEEAFPYEETEDQLQAAKEIKASMEQAHPMDRLLCGDVGFGKTEVAMRAIFKAVKSGKQVAVLVPTTVLAQQHFQTFTDRLGAFGVRVEVLNRFRSAAEKRDIVKRVASKDVDVLIGTHALLNKKVKFKDIGLLVVDEEQRFGVAQKEKWKSWAQNIDVLTLSATPIPRTLHMSLVGVREMSVINTPPEERLPVQTYVVEYDMKLIAEAIRREIQRGGQVYFVYNRVASIEHMGELLEAAMPELRFAIAHGQMAGNDMEATMVDFYEGHYDLLLCTSIIETGLDIPNANTIIVYDADRLGLSQLYQMRGRVGRSRRRAYAYFLYRPDKMLSETAEKRLKAIEEFTELGAGFKLAMRDLEIRGAGSLLGSQQHGNIASVGFALYCSMLEEAIAKAQNKTVVKTVELDPIIDLGIDAFIDEAYIKDTARKITIYQRLLQIRKLEDFDEFTDELIDRFGTPTAPVERLLKLARIKERARALGIKSMVIRDNLLTIHWGDISRMAGWHPGLPNGAIWAHVKMSNDVLRYTLGTSDGVLAKTELLLGELEKRDPSLLPEGA from the coding sequence ATGGCATCACTACAAGATTTATTATATAAATATCCCGCCTATAAGGAAGCGGAAGAGCTGTTTACTAGTACTGGTAAGCATGTTATTTCCGGGTTAGGTGGTTCACAGAAGCCCTTTATATATAGTAGGGCGATGTCAAAACAGGGACAACAGTCGACGATAGTATTAGTTCATGATAAAGCACATAAAGAGCAATGGGAACGAGATTTAGCATTTTTCTTACCTCAGGTAGACGTCATGCCATTTCCTATTACAGAAAAAGTTAGCTTTATTACGGCGGCCCGTAGCTTAGAAAATCAAGGCTTACAAATGAGAGCCTTAGGTGCTTTGCTACATCAAGAGCCAGTGATTGTTGTCGCGACTATTGATGAAGCGACACAGCGCTTATTGACACCAGAGGAATTAAAAGACCATGTAGTGCGTTTGCAAATCGAAGAGACAGTAGAACGCATGGTATTATTAGATAAATTAGTAGCATTAGGGTATGAACGAACAGGCCAGGTAGAACAACGTGGCCATTTTAGTGTGCGCGGGGATATTATTGATATTTTTCCTGTGAATAGTGATATGCCGTATAGAATTGAATTTTTTGATGATGAAGTGGATACGATTCGCACATTTGCTATTGATACACAACGTTCTATTCAATCGGTAGAGCATATGACAGTGATGCCCTTTCATTTAGCAGAGGCTTCCGAAGAGGGTTCCTTATTAAGTTATGGTAAGGGCGCTTTGTTGCTTTACGATGAGCCTAATCGCTTGCAGGAAAGTTTAAAGGGATTTTTAAAAGAAGATGCCGTACATAGGCAACAACATTTTACTTGGCCGGAATTGATGCAAACGAATCAATGTAATTGTGAGATTGCCTTTAACTTTTTACAACAACGTGTTAGTGGCTTAGCCGGTTTTACTACGACTGGTTTACAAAGTAAATCAATGATGTCGTTTGAACGACAAATGCCTCTTTTGATGGATGAAATTCAAGTTTGGTTACAGCAAGGCCGTCAAGTGGTACTTGTTATGAATAATTTACAGCGCCGTGAAGGGGTTGAGCGCGCTTTACAAGAGGCCAATATCAGTTATGAACAGGGAACAGAACTTACCTATACAAGTCAATCAGTGCTGATTGTAAGTGGACTTTTGTCAGAAGGTTTTGAATTACCTTTATGTCATTTAGTTGTTGTTACAGAAGGTAATATTTTTGGTCAACAAAAGCGTAAATTACGTAAGAAGGTGCCTAAAGGTCAAGAAATTACGTACTTTACTGATCTGACACCTGGGGATTATGTGGTACATGCTCTTCATGGAATTGGTAAATATATTGGACTAAAGACGATTGAAGCAGAAGGCATTCATAAAGATTATATTGAAATTGCCTATGCTGGTACTGATAAATTATTTTTGCCCGCTGATAATTTAGACCAGTTACAAAAGTATATTGGTAATGAAGGTGATGTACCTAAAATCCATAAAATGGGTGGTCGCGAATGGGGCAAAGTTCGTCAGAAGGCGCAAAAATCCATTGATGATTTGGCCGATAAATTAGTAGAACTATATGCTCAACGAGAAGTGGTAGAGGGCTTTGCTTTCGAACCAGATGATACCTTCCAGGCAGAGTTTGAAGAAGCCTTTCCATATGAAGAGACGGAAGATCAGCTACAGGCCGCTAAGGAAATTAAAGCGTCGATGGAACAAGCACACCCTATGGATCGCTTACTCTGTGGCGATGTAGGCTTTGGTAAAACTGAGGTGGCCATGCGGGCTATCTTTAAAGCGGTGAAGAGTGGTAAGCAAGTTGCCGTTTTAGTGCCAACGACAGTATTAGCTCAGCAACATTTTCAGACATTTACTGATCGGTTGGGCGCATTTGGTGTCCGGGTAGAGGTATTAAATCGGTTTCGTTCCGCCGCGGAGAAACGGGATATTGTTAAACGAGTGGCTAGTAAAGATGTGGATGTGCTCATCGGTACGCATGCCCTTTTAAATAAAAAAGTTAAGTTTAAAGATATCGGTTTACTTGTTGTTGATGAAGAGCAACGTTTTGGTGTAGCCCAGAAGGAAAAATGGAAAAGTTGGGCACAAAATATTGATGTGCTAACCTTGAGTGCTACGCCTATTCCACGAACACTGCACATGTCTTTAGTCGGTGTTCGCGAGATGAGTGTTATTAATACACCGCCTGAAGAGCGATTACCGGTGCAAACTTACGTTGTTGAGTATGATATGAAATTGATTGCGGAAGCGATTCGACGAGAAATTCAACGTGGTGGGCAAGTATATTTTGTGTATAATCGAGTGGCTTCTATTGAGCATATGGGAGAATTATTGGAGGCTGCAATGCCAGAACTTCGATTTGCTATTGCTCATGGTCAAATGGCAGGAAATGATATGGAAGCGACTATGGTTGATTTCTATGAAGGCCACTATGATTTGTTACTTTGTACCAGTATTATTGAAACAGGTCTTGATATTCCTAATGCCAATACGATTATTGTGTATGATGCGGATCGCCTTGGCTTATCACAGCTCTATCAAATGCGTGGTCGTGTAGGACGTTCACGTCGTAGAGCATATGCATATTTCTTATATCGTCCTGATAAAATGCTCAGTGAAACAGCGGAAAAACGGTTAAAAGCGATTGAAGAATTTACTGAATTAGGCGCTGGATTTAAGTTGGCTATGCGCGACCTTGAGATTCGTGGGGCAGGCAGTTTATTAGGGTCACAACAGCATGGTAATATTGCGTCAGTAGGGTTTGCCTTATATTGCTCTATGCTAGAAGAAGCGATTGCTAAAGCACAAAATAAGACTGTCGTTAAGACGGTAGAACTCGATCCTATTATTGATTTAGGAATTGATGCGTTTATTGATGAGGCCTATATTAAGGACACAGCCCGTAAAATTACCATTTATCAACGATTATTGCAGATTCGCAAGTTAGAAGATTTTGATGAATTTACGGATGAATTAATTGATCGTTTTGGTACGCCAACAGCTCCTGTAGAGCGCTTATTAAAATTGGCGCGTATTAAAGAACGTGCGAGAGCGTTAGGCATTAAGAGTATGGTCATTAGAGATAATTTGCTCACCATTCATTGGGGAGATATTTCACGCATGGCCGGTTGGCATCCTGGTTTGCCAAATGGGGCAATTTGGGCCCATGTAAAAATGTCAAACGATGTACTTCGTTACACCTTAGGCACTAGCGATGGGGTGTTAGCTAAGACAGAACTATTATTGGGTGAATTAGAAAAACGAGACCCTAGTTTATTGCCAGAAGGTGCTTAA
- the mazG gene encoding nucleoside triphosphate pyrophosphohydrolase — protein sequence MSLAEISHVIEQLGIESKAGVFLIESSQLEYVPFDLAGALVITGIKKDKTSLERILEGLNLRFEAHTSFQLVGIRETNQLIGPKHIKLCQLLSIGRTYLAEESEKGDTAVRWLLIKGATDVVEASNHHDVSNFTLQPLIDVVAALRAPNGCPWDRLQTHSTLRRYLLEEVYEVLEAIDNKDIVNLREELGDVLLQIVFHARLAEEQGLFSVQDIIDDISAKMIRRHPHVFTQANAQEVATTQLNWEALKAQEPGHQQKTVLAGVSKGLPALLGAQKLQEKAAKVGFDWDSEPPVWAKFEEEIAEFKEAIAQGDYENAELEGGDVLFSLINLLRWYKIGGENALNRTNNKFRRRFAYVERCVKDSGRSWADFSLDELDSFWDSAKVSEQKHSLK from the coding sequence ATGTCGTTAGCAGAAATAAGTCATGTGATAGAACAATTGGGCATAGAAAGTAAGGCCGGTGTTTTTTTAATAGAATCCTCTCAGCTAGAATATGTTCCATTTGATTTGGCAGGGGCTTTAGTGATAACCGGTATTAAAAAAGATAAAACGAGCTTAGAGCGCATTTTAGAGGGTTTAAATTTAAGATTTGAAGCACACACAAGCTTTCAGTTAGTTGGTATACGTGAAACGAACCAACTCATTGGGCCTAAACATATAAAATTATGTCAGCTACTATCCATTGGCCGGACGTATCTTGCAGAGGAAAGTGAAAAAGGAGACACTGCTGTTCGATGGTTGTTAATTAAGGGGGCTACAGATGTGGTTGAGGCTTCTAATCATCATGATGTGTCTAATTTTACATTACAACCGTTAATTGATGTAGTAGCCGCTTTGCGGGCCCCTAATGGCTGTCCGTGGGATCGCTTACAGACACATAGCACCCTTCGTCGTTATTTATTAGAAGAAGTCTATGAAGTATTGGAGGCCATTGATAATAAGGACATAGTGAATTTGCGTGAAGAATTAGGTGATGTATTGTTACAGATAGTATTTCATGCACGTTTAGCTGAAGAACAAGGGTTATTTTCCGTGCAAGATATTATTGATGATATTAGTGCTAAAATGATTCGTCGTCATCCTCATGTATTTACGCAAGCGAATGCACAAGAAGTAGCGACGACGCAGCTAAATTGGGAGGCCTTAAAGGCGCAAGAACCGGGGCATCAGCAAAAAACTGTATTGGCTGGTGTTTCTAAAGGATTACCGGCTTTATTAGGGGCTCAAAAATTACAGGAAAAGGCTGCCAAGGTAGGTTTTGACTGGGATTCTGAGCCACCAGTGTGGGCAAAATTTGAAGAGGAAATAGCCGAATTTAAGGAAGCAATTGCACAGGGGGACTATGAAAATGCAGAATTAGAGGGGGGAGACGTGCTTTTTTCCTTGATTAATCTTCTAAGATGGTATAAAATAGGCGGTGAAAATGCACTAAACCGCACCAATAATAAGTTCCGTCGTCGTTTTGCTTATGTGGAACGTTGTGTAAAAGACAGCGGCCGTTCATGGGCAGATTTTTCACTAGACGAGTTGGACTCATTTTGGGACTCGGCTAAGGTGTCTGAACAAAAACATTCATTGAAATGA